The region CGCCACGGGCTCGAACCCTGACCCGCACCTGACCCCGGGAGGCGCCGTGATCATCCGACCCGTCCCCTTCGCCGCCGTGGCCTTCGTCTGCACCAACAAGCGCCCCGACGGCCACCCCAAGCCCTGCTGCGCCGACCGCGGCGGCCTCGCGCTGCGCGACGAACTGAAGCGGCAGGTCGCCGAGCGCGGCCTCGAGAGCCGCGTCAAGGTCTACCAGAGCGGCTGCCTCG is a window of bacterium DNA encoding:
- a CDS encoding (2Fe-2S) ferredoxin domain-containing protein encodes the protein MIIRPVPFAAVAFVCTNKRPDGHPKPCCADRGGLALRDELKRQVAERGLESRVKVYQSGCLGGCEFGPMAMTYPDGRMQFGVSAADLPSMLDSLAAEAEGDNP